In the Leguminivora glycinivorella isolate SPB_JAAS2020 chromosome 9, LegGlyc_1.1, whole genome shotgun sequence genome, CACTCAATAAATTGGATATTAATTCAATTTAGCAGATACAAATTGACTTGAAGCCTCATAGATAGGACCAACTACGATGGGACTTCTTCAACGAATCGTTGCGTTGACAACGATATTCTTATAATTTCGTACTTAAATCAGATGTGTAGTTTTTAAACAATGAActtttttgatttaaataatattgGTATTTAAGAAAACATTTCCGTTAATCCCTTTTTTGTGCTCGTAACATTCGAAAATCAAAGAaacgttttaattttattttgctgCTGTTCAATCCATCATTCTTCAAACAGAATGTGACCATTAATAGAGGAAGAGATAGCAATATACATATCTTATTCCATGTCCTGTGGTAAGACAAAGACACGAGATTTTACTTCTCAGAAGGATTCGTTCGCTTGGGCTTGGTTTCATTGGACGAGCGCTAGAAGGAGGGTGGCGCATGCGCGTTCGGCCGACGCCATCTCTAACTACTGTGCGTACTTATTCCTAGAGTGAAATGAATGCTAATTCGTGTTAAAAAGTGTAATTTATCATGTAATTATATCGCTGCCAGTGAGATAAAGTGACACAATATAGTGTTTAGCCTACGCAGTGCAAGCGTAATAAAATCGCGGTCGTAAATTTGCGGAAGTTTCTTAGCTATACCAACGCATATTTTTTGCGGCCGTCTCCGCGAGCACCGCATACATCGGGTTACTTGATGGACCTTTGTCGCCGGACCGGCTAGTGGTAATTTACTGCTTTATTATCAACCGACGCCGCCGTAGAAAGCGTGCTAAACGAGCTAAACGCGTTACGCGCCTATCGGCCGGGCCGAGTTCGATTACGTACGATTGTTGTGGGTCAAAGACTCCGCGGTGTTGGCGCGCGTCTACGACAGTTCTACAGCTCATCGCTTATGTTTCAGATTTAACGCTTCGGTGTTAGTGTTCGCGTGATATGAATTCTGTAAAGCCCGTTTTGCCCCAGCCTGGGGCGCCGGGTGTGCAGACAAGTCCCGCGAAGGCGACTGTCGCCGGCGGCGGATTGGGCGCGGGTGGGAACTTGCCCAATCTGGGAGGCAGTCTCGTCGGGCAAAACCTCACGCAGCCCGCGGCCGTGCCACAGCCGCTGGCGCCGCCAGTTCAGCCCCTCGCACACGCCGCACCTTGCATGGCGCCGGTCTCCGCAAACATGGCGCAGATGGCTCAAAATATGAGTCACCACGGTAACTTATCGCACGTCACTCAAAACTCTGTTCCACCCGTGGTCACCAGTCCCGCCAAGACGCCAACCAGCGCTCCATTAAGTCTCGTCCAAGACAAACCTCCAGCACCAGTCCCATCTCAGCCCTTAGCATTGACACGAACTCCAGAGAAAAAAGAACCTGACTCCACTGTCCCACCAGCACAATCAAATGGCACAGTAGACTCGCCAAAGTCAGCTGCAAATGCTCCCACCGCTTTGAAACCACAAAATCCTGAACCAAGCAAATATATTGATATCGCGAAGACATCACCAAGTACACCAAAGCCTCCTGAGAAACCTTCAAGTACGCCCAGTACTCCTCAAAAGGCTGAACCTGCCAATGCTAACCAAGCGGCTGACCCTGCTCAGCCTAAAGTGGCAACTGCCAATGAGGCACCAGAAAAATCGCCAGCCAAACCAACTGAACCCAAGCCAGCACCAACGGCCGATGTTGCACCATCCCAAAGTGACAGTAAACCTGTTCCAGAATCAGCTAAAGACAGTCCGTGCCCGGAAAAGGCCCCAACTCCACAAAAAGCAGAACAACCAGCTCAACCAGCAGCGGGAAGTGCCAAGGTACAAAATGATGTAAAACCTGAAGAGAAAAAACCAGAGCCAGAGCCTGAAAAGCCGGCAGCAAAACCAGTTGAAGAACCAGCTAAGCCAGAGGAGGCACCTAAAAAGGCTGAAACTCCTAAAAAAGAGGAGAAGCCAGTGGAAACTGCTGAAAAACCTGCGGAAAAGGTTGAAGAGAAAAAGCCCGAGAAACCAGAAGTCAAAACCCCCGCTAAGCCTGAACCGAAGGCTACTCCAAAGTCTACTCTAAAGCTTGCGACAGTTACACCACCCATGAGGAAGAGACGGCATGCCAGCCCGAGCAAGTCCACTGATGGCCCCACTGCAGCTAAGAAGCCTACTGAAGATCCCTCTACACCTGACTCACGAtcca is a window encoding:
- the LOC125229341 gene encoding proteoglycan 4-like isoform X4; translation: MNSVKPVLPQPGAPGVQTSPAKATVAGGGLGAGGNLPNLGGSLVGQNLTQPAAVPQPLAPPVQPLAHAAPCMAPVSANMAQMAQNMSHHGNLSHVTQNSVPPVVTSPAKTPTSAPLSLVQDKPPAPVPSQPLALTRTPEKKEPDSTVPPAQSNGTVDSPKSAANAPTALKPQNPEPSKYIDIAKTSPSTPKPPEKPSSTPSTPQKAEPANANQAADPAQPKVATANEAPEKSPAKPTEPKPAPTADVAPSQSDSKPVPESAKDSPCPEKAPTPQKAEQPAQPAAGSAKVQNDVKPEEKKPEPEPEKPAAKPVEEPAKPEEAPKKAETPKKEEKPVETAEKPAEKVEEKKPEKPEVKTPAKPEPKATPKSTLKLATVTPPMRKRRHASPSKSTDGPTAAKKPTEDPSTPDSRSKRNRKSVQLYQSPTPEIAMATKLSASAGRSTPTKPNDDKLIVFYKNEYLAVRNSEGGFYVCQATQNVYRTTRKIKIRWLSQDKAADPSGETYKPDFYDVTDMECVLTTLSLARAPGGGGAQILKPAEQARARSILERALQAEQGDAKPAVTEEHPDGLDLSLYTDESQLDKKSRKRSASKSSPRKPSPRKSSPRQADTQKEVPTPVKKARTTPKRSPKRKSKATPQKQTKRKSAGTTPIVATASKTATAVTEKAKANKTPKRTPVKQKETPPPATPTRGRRSTVKDTKPSPIVPTPSTSTGKTTRTPRKPPRRNNTRHATAPHCA
- the LOC125229341 gene encoding proteoglycan 4-like isoform X3, producing the protein MRVRPTPSLTTPGAPGVQTSPAKATVAGGGLGAGGNLPNLGGSLVGQNLTQPAAVPQPLAPPVQPLAHAAPCMAPVSANMAQMAQNMSHHGNLSHVTQNSVPPVVTSPAKTPTSAPLSLVQDKPPAPVPSQPLALTRTPEKKEPDSTVPPAQSNGTVDSPKSAANAPTALKPQNPEPSKYIDIAKTSPSTPKPPEKPSSTPSTPQKAEPANANQAADPAQPKVATANEAPEKSPAKPTEPKPAPTADVAPSQSDSKPVPESAKDSPCPEKAPTPQKAEQPAQPAAGSAKVQNDVKPEEKKPEPEPEKPAAKPVEEPAKPEEAPKKAETPKKEEKPVETAEKPAEKVEEKKPEKPEVKTPAKPEPKATPKSTLKLATVTPPMRKRRHASPSKSTDGPTAAKKPTEDPSTPDSRSKRNRKSVQLYQSPTPEIAMATKLSASAGRSTPTKPNDDKLIVFYKNEYLAVRNSEGGFYVCQATQNVYRTTRKIKIRWLSQDKAADPSGETYKPDFYDVTDMECVLTTLSLARAPGGGGAQILKPAEQARARSILERALQAEQGDAKPAVTEEHPDGLDLSLYTDESQLDKKSRKRSASKSSPRKPSPRKSSPRQADTQKEVPTPVKKARTTPKRSPKRKSKATPQKQTKRKSAGTTPIVATASKTATAVTEKAKANKTPKRTPVKQKETPPPATPTRGRRSTVKDTKPSPIVPTPSTSTGKTTRTPRKPPRRNNTRHATAPHCA
- the LOC125229341 gene encoding proteoglycan 4-like isoform X5, which encodes MRVRPTPSLTTPGAPGVQTSPAKATVAGGGLGAGGNLPNLGGSLVGQNLTQPAAVPQPLAPPVQPLAHAAPCMAPVSANMAQMAQNMSHHGNLSHVTQNSVPPVVTSPAKTPTSAPLSLVQDKPPAPVPSQPLALTRTPEKKEPDSTVPPAQSNGTVDSPKSAANAPTALKPQNPEPSKYIDIAKTSPSTPKPPEKPSSTPSTPQKAEPANANQAADPAQPKVATANEAPEKSPAKPTEPKPAPTADVAPSQSDSKPVPESAKDSPCPEKAPTPQKAEQPAQPAAGSAKVQNDVKPEEKKPEPEPEKPAAKPVEEPAKPEEAPKKAETPKKEEKPVETAEKPAEKVEEKKPEKPEVKTPAKPEPKATPKSTLKLATVTPPMRKRRHASPSKSTDGPTAAKKPTEDPSTPDSRSKRNRKSVQLYQSPTPEIAMATKLSASAGRSTPTKPNDDKLIVFYKNEYLAVRNSEGGFYVCQATQNVYRTTRKIKIRWLSQDKAADPSGETYKPDFYDVTDMECVLTTLSLARAPGGGGAQILKPAEQARARSILERALQAEQGDAKPAVTEEHPDGLDLSLYTDESQLDKKSRKRSASKSSPRKPSPRKSSPRQADTQTATAVTEKAKANKTPKRTPVKQKETPPPATPTRGRRSTVKDTKPSPIVPTPSTSTGKTTRTPRKPPRRNNTRHATAPHCA
- the LOC125229341 gene encoding proteoglycan 4-like isoform X6; translation: MAPVSANMAQMAQNMSHHGNLSHVTQNSVPPVVTSPAKTPTSAPLSLVQDKPPAPVPSQPLALTRTPEKKEPDSTVPPAQSNGTVDSPKSAANAPTALKPQNPEPSKYIDIAKTSPSTPKPPEKPSSTPSTPQKAEPANANQAADPAQPKVATANEAPEKSPAKPTEPKPAPTADVAPSQSDSKPVPESAKDSPCPEKAPTPQKAEQPAQPAAGSAKVQNDVKPEEKKPEPEPEKPAAKPVEEPAKPEEAPKKAETPKKEEKPVETAEKPAEKVEEKKPEKPEVKTPAKPEPKATPKSTLKLATVTPPMRKRRHASPSKSTDGPTAAKKPTEDPSTPDSRSKRNRKSVQLYQSPTPEIAMATKLSASAGRSTPTKPNDDKLIVFYKNEYLAVRNSEGGFYVCQATQNVYRTTRKIKIRWLSQDKAADPSGETYKPDFYDVTDMECVLTTLSLARAPGGGGAQILKPAEQARARSILERALQAEQGDAKPAVTEEHPDGLDLSLYTDESQLDKKSRKRSASKSSPRKPSPRKSSPRQADTQKEVPTPVKKARTTPKRSPKRKSKATPQKQTKRKSAGTTPIVATASKVGIVQRIYRNTATAVTEKAKANKTPKRTPVKQKETPPPATPTRGRRSTVKDTKPSPIVPTPSTSTGKTTRTPRKPPRRNNTRHATAPHCA
- the LOC125229341 gene encoding proteoglycan 4-like isoform X1: MRVRPTPSLTTPGAPGVQTSPAKATVAGGGLGAGGNLPNLGGSLVGQNLTQPAAVPQPLAPPVQPLAHAAPCMAPVSANMAQMAQNMSHHGNLSHVTQNSVPPVVTSPAKTPTSAPLSLVQDKPPAPVPSQPLALTRTPEKKEPDSTVPPAQSNGTVDSPKSAANAPTALKPQNPEPSKYIDIAKTSPSTPKPPEKPSSTPSTPQKAEPANANQAADPAQPKVATANEAPEKSPAKPTEPKPAPTADVAPSQSDSKPVPESAKDSPCPEKAPTPQKAEQPAQPAAGSAKVQNDVKPEEKKPEPEPEKPAAKPVEEPAKPEEAPKKAETPKKEEKPVETAEKPAEKVEEKKPEKPEVKTPAKPEPKATPKSTLKLATVTPPMRKRRHASPSKSTDGPTAAKKPTEDPSTPDSRSKRNRKSVQLYQSPTPEIAMATKLSASAGRSTPTKPNDDKLIVFYKNEYLAVRNSEGGFYVCQATQNVYRTTRKIKIRWLSQDKAADPSGETYKPDFYDVTDMECVLTTLSLARAPGGGGAQILKPAEQARARSILERALQAEQGDAKPAVTEEHPDGLDLSLYTDESQLDKKSRKRSASKSSPRKPSPRKSSPRQADTQKEVPTPVKKARTTPKRSPKRKSKATPQKQTKRKSAGTTPIVATASKVGIVQRIYRNTATAVTEKAKANKTPKRTPVKQKETPPPATPTRGRRSTVKDTKPSPIVPTPSTSTGKTTRTPRKPPRRNNTRHATAPHCA
- the LOC125229341 gene encoding proteoglycan 4-like isoform X2; translated protein: MNSVKPVLPQPGAPGVQTSPAKATVAGGGLGAGGNLPNLGGSLVGQNLTQPAAVPQPLAPPVQPLAHAAPCMAPVSANMAQMAQNMSHHGNLSHVTQNSVPPVVTSPAKTPTSAPLSLVQDKPPAPVPSQPLALTRTPEKKEPDSTVPPAQSNGTVDSPKSAANAPTALKPQNPEPSKYIDIAKTSPSTPKPPEKPSSTPSTPQKAEPANANQAADPAQPKVATANEAPEKSPAKPTEPKPAPTADVAPSQSDSKPVPESAKDSPCPEKAPTPQKAEQPAQPAAGSAKVQNDVKPEEKKPEPEPEKPAAKPVEEPAKPEEAPKKAETPKKEEKPVETAEKPAEKVEEKKPEKPEVKTPAKPEPKATPKSTLKLATVTPPMRKRRHASPSKSTDGPTAAKKPTEDPSTPDSRSKRNRKSVQLYQSPTPEIAMATKLSASAGRSTPTKPNDDKLIVFYKNEYLAVRNSEGGFYVCQATQNVYRTTRKIKIRWLSQDKAADPSGETYKPDFYDVTDMECVLTTLSLARAPGGGGAQILKPAEQARARSILERALQAEQGDAKPAVTEEHPDGLDLSLYTDESQLDKKSRKRSASKSSPRKPSPRKSSPRQADTQKEVPTPVKKARTTPKRSPKRKSKATPQKQTKRKSAGTTPIVATASKVGIVQRIYRNTATAVTEKAKANKTPKRTPVKQKETPPPATPTRGRRSTVKDTKPSPIVPTPSTSTGKTTRTPRKPPRRNNTRHATAPHCA